The following proteins come from a genomic window of bacterium:
- a CDS encoding glycosyltransferase family 2 protein, with the protein MEESEIYLSIISPVYNEEAHVVELYFRLSKVLAQIDKPCEIIFIDDGSTDKTYALIKDLKMRDEKIKIIRFIRNFGQYLAIIAGFNQAKGKIMVTIEGSLKSPPEEIPNLLEELNKGYDVVIGSIGLHQLPSIFRPLINFINWFVSKLTGTTIKDYESLFMAYKRGAVKMLLQCRERTPLIKALLGWLGLKIGEIELDTTHSSTKTVFDLLKADFELITSFSTSPISFLSSLGVFMGSLAIVLGLFWLIQSFILNAGISIIIAFLSILFGIQLYGLAFLGKYIAKIYLQIQGRPYYIIEEIIE; encoded by the coding sequence GGCACATGTAGTTGAATTGTATTTTCGGCTATCAAAGGTTTTGGCACAAATTGATAAACCTTGTGAGATTATTTTTATCGATGATGGTAGCACAGATAAAACCTATGCCTTGATTAAAGACTTGAAAATGCGTGATGAGAAAATAAAGATTATCCGATTTATTCGCAATTTTGGGCAATATTTAGCCATAATCGCGGGATTTAATCAAGCAAAAGGCAAGATAATGGTTACGATTGAAGGTAGTCTCAAAAGCCCACCTGAAGAGATACCTAATTTATTAGAAGAACTAAATAAAGGCTATGATGTTGTCATTGGCTCTATAGGATTACATCAGTTACCTTCTATTTTTCGACCCTTAATTAATTTTATTAACTGGTTTGTTTCTAAACTTACCGGAACCACGATAAAAGACTATGAATCTCTATTTATGGCATATAAAAGAGGGGCAGTAAAAATGCTCCTCCAGTGTCGAGAAAGGACCCCATTAATAAAAGCATTACTGGGTTGGCTTGGACTTAAAATCGGTGAAATAGAACTTGATACTACCCATAGTTCCACAAAGACAGTTTTTGATTTATTAAAAGCAGATTTTGAACTTATTACCAGTTTTTCAACATCGCCTATCTCATTCTTAAGCTCTCTTGGAGTATTTATGGGCTCCCTGGCGATTGTGCTTGGATTATTCTGGTTAATTCAATCATTTATTTTAAACGCAGGCATTAGTATCATCATCGCCTTTTTATCCATCCTTTTTGGCATACAACTTTATGGACTCGCCTTCCTCGGTAAGTATATTGCAAAAATATATCTCCAAATTCAAGGCAGACCTTATTATATCATTGAAGAAATAATTGAGTAA
- a CDS encoding peptidase MA family metallohydrolase has product MVNKIIIIVCFLFFPFSLCSQQWQSLQSQHFMIHFTQSDKKVALRTIQIAEESYQTITADIGFTVDQRTFIFIFPSRKEFELANKGVQKQIVGQACVGKDNIIVIQSPKSNLNITLEKTIRHELTHIVLGVIFKKGYLPRWLNEGLAMYEAKEWQLVNNMYLGQAYLTDKLLPFSSLTYTFPQDDFQTQLAYAQSFDIVLFMINRYGKEKVIKLIKELSYGTEFDSAFNKSFGMDFGKLETNWYASLKKRFNWISVVTSSYLLWLIFPVLCLVVYMIKRHQVKKKIKEWKEEDNYQLTDY; this is encoded by the coding sequence ATGGTAAATAAAATTATTATCATCGTATGTTTTCTCTTTTTCCCTTTCTCTCTTTGCTCACAACAATGGCAATCTCTACAAAGTCAACATTTTATGATACATTTCACGCAATCTGATAAAAAGGTAGCACTTAGAACTATTCAAATCGCCGAAGAATCTTATCAAACAATTACTGCCGATATTGGATTTACTGTGGACCAACGGACTTTTATCTTTATTTTTCCTTCTCGAAAAGAGTTTGAGTTAGCCAATAAAGGTGTCCAAAAACAAATTGTGGGACAAGCCTGTGTTGGTAAAGATAACATTATTGTCATTCAATCACCTAAAAGTAATCTAAATATTACCCTTGAAAAAACAATCAGGCATGAACTTACTCATATTGTCTTAGGTGTAATTTTCAAAAAAGGCTATTTACCACGATGGTTAAATGAAGGGCTGGCTATGTATGAGGCGAAAGAATGGCAATTAGTAAATAATATGTACCTCGGTCAGGCATATCTGACTGACAAATTACTCCCTTTTTCAAGTCTTACTTATACCTTTCCCCAGGATGACTTCCAAACACAATTAGCTTATGCACAAAGTTTTGATATTGTTTTGTTTATGATAAATCGGTATGGTAAAGAAAAGGTTATTAAGTTAATAAAAGAATTAAGTTATGGCACTGAATTTGATTCAGCCTTTAACAAATCATTCGGGATGGATTTTGGGAAGTTAGAAACTAACTGGTATGCGTCTTTGAAGAAAAGATTTAACTGGATTTCAGTTGTTACGAGTAGTTATTTACTCTGGCTTATATTTCCTGTTTTATGTCTTGTGGTTTATATGATAAAGCGACATCAGGTCAAGAAAAAGATAAAAGAATGGAAGGAAGAGGATAATTATCAATTAACAGATTATTGA